One genomic region from Vicia villosa cultivar HV-30 ecotype Madison, WI unplaced genomic scaffold, Vvil1.0 ctg.000790F_1_1, whole genome shotgun sequence encodes:
- the LOC131631197 gene encoding uncharacterized protein LOC131631197: MTTKKKRSSQQQQQESLESEFYLPDDCWEHVFSFIIKNKLYLKSLSLVSKRFLSMVNRIIFSFTIFHPRLCYLPCFFDRFSNLNSLDLYFCNCNPDLYADIAFALRDRTTLKSLLIFEIELNDASYVSSHYIDSFVSLKGLNSLTFSDSQISDNLLYSIAREGLPLKTFVLEHCIDYSYPGIYCLLSKCHRIQHLGLQGVHFLNNHHIFELSLLLPFMVSINLSECSKLTESSLFALIMNCHSLEEIKIEFLYNKSESVENAHAFRDFDVNPRLKFLHFAGNLFINDEIIILLASIFPNLQLLDLSYCGNISEKSICQVLSRCCKVRHLHLTNCVEVRRIKMNFVALQLEVLNLSGTSVNDETLYEISKSCCGLLQLLLISCKYVTEKGVMRVVQKCRQLKKIYLRCCDKVYVDAVISIISSNPSLEIDNCSSFAEVRRKF; this comes from the coding sequence ATGACGACGAAGAAGAAGAGAtcttcacaacaacaacaacaagaatcaCTTGAAAGTGAATTTTACTTACCAGATGACTGCTGGGAGCATGTCTTCTCATTCATCATCAAAAACAAACTCTACCTCAAATCACTATCTCTCGTCTCAAAACGATTTCTCTCCATGGTTAACCGTATCATATTCTCTTTCACAATTTTTCATCCACGTCTTTGTTATCTCCCATGTTTCTTTGATAGATTCTCTAACCTTAATTCCCTTGACCTCTATTTCTGTAACTGCAACCCTGATCTATATGCTGACATTGCTTTCGCTCTCCGTGACAGAACAACATTGAAGTCTTTACTTATTTTTGAAATTGAGCTGAATGATGCAAGCTATGTTTCATCACATTACATTGATTCTTTCGTGAGTTTGAAGGGTTTGAATTCTCTCACGTTCTCGGATTCGCAAATATCGGATAATTTGCTTTACTCTATTGCAAGAGAAGGTCTTCCTTTGAAGACTTTTGTACTTGAACATTGTATCGACTATAGTTATCCTGGAATTTACTGTTTATTATCTAAGTGTCACAGGATACAACATTTGGGTCTTCAAGGTGTTCATTTTCTTAATAATCATCATATTTTTGAGTTGTCTTTGCTTCTACCTTTTATGGTATCTATAAACCTTAGTGAATGTTCCAAACTCACAGAATCATCTTTGTTTGCACTCATTATGAATTGTCACTCACTTGAGGAGATCAAAATAGAATTCTTATATAATAAGAGTGAGAGTGTAGAAAATGCACATGCTTTTAGAGATTTTGATGTCAACCCTCGATTAAAGTTTCTACATTTTGCTGGCAATTTATTTATAAACGATGAGATCATCATATTGCTTGCTTCCATTTTCCCCAATTTGCAGCTTCTTGATTTGAGTTATTGCGGTAACATATCTGAAAAAAGTATTTGTCAAGTTTTAAGTAGGTGTTGTAAGGTTAGACATCTGCACTTGACCAATTGTGTAGAAGTGAGACGAATTAAAATGAATTTTGTAGCTCTTCAATTAGAGGTGTTGAACTTGTCTGGCACAAGTGTTAATGATGAAACACTCTATGAGATCTCAAAGAGTTGTTGTGGGCTTTTGCAACTATTACTCATAAGTTGTAAATATGTCACAGAAAAGGGAGTGATGCGCGTGGTTCAAAAATGCAGACAACTCAAGAAGATCTATTTGAGATGTTGTGATAAAGTGTATGTGGATGCGGTTATCTCAATTATTTCATCAAATCCATCATTAGAAATAGATAATTGCTCCAGCTTTGCTGAAGTTCGGCGAAAGTTTTGA